Proteins encoded within one genomic window of Brassica rapa cultivar Chiifu-401-42 chromosome A09, CAAS_Brap_v3.01, whole genome shotgun sequence:
- the LOC103843398 gene encoding calreticulin-3 yields MGLPQNKLKSFCIFIFSLLTLTPLAFSEIFLEEHFEGGWKSRWVLSDWKRNEGKAGTFKHTAGKWPGDPDNKGIQTYNDAKHYAISAKIPEFSNKNRTLVVQYSVKIEQDIECGGAYIKLLSGYVNQKQFGGDTPYSLMFGPDICGTQTKKLHVILSYQGQNYPIKKDLECETDKLNHFYTFILRPDASYSVLVDNKEREFGSMYTDWDILPPRKIKVKNAKKPVDWDDREYIDDPEDVKPEGYDLIPREIPDQKAKEPEDWDEEENGHWEPPKIPNPAYKGSWKAKKIKNPEYKGKWKNPWIDNPEFEDDPDLYVLKPIRYAGIEVWQVKAGSIFDNILISDDPEYARSMVDDYFAQHRESEKELFAEAEKEKKAREDEEARIAREEGERRRKERGDRYGHRDRRHRYKRHHRRGYMDDYHDEL; encoded by the exons ATGGGATTGCCTCAAAACAAGCTCAAGTCTTTCTgcatcttcatcttctctcttctcacTCTCACTCCATTAGCTTTCTCAGAGATCTTCTTAGAGGAGCATTTCGAAG GTGGATGGAAAAGCAGGTGGGTCTTATCTGATTGGAAGAGAAACGAAGGCAAAGCCGGTACCTTTAAGCACACCGCCGGTAAATGGCCCGGCGATCCTGACAATAAAG gtATTCAGACATATAATGATGCCAAGCATTATGCGATATCTGCAAAGATTCCAGAGTTTAGCAACAAGAACCGGACACTTGTTGTCCAGTACTCAGTCAAAATCGAACAAGACATTGAATGTGGTGGCGCTTACATCAAGCTCCTCTCTGGCTACGTTAACCAGAAGCAATTTGGTGGTGACACTCCTTACAG TCTAATGTTTGGACCAGACATATGCGGCACGCAGACAAAGAAGCTTCATGTGATTCTTTCATACCAGGGACAGAACTATCCAATTAAAAAGGATTTGGAATGTGAAACCGACAAGTTAAATCACTTCTACACATTTATTCTGCGGCCTGATGCTTCTTACAGCGTTCTAGTTGATAATAAAGAGAGGGAGTTTGGTAGTATGTACACAGACTGGGACATCCTTCCTCCAAGGAAGATAAAGGTCAAAAATGCAAAGAAG CCAGTGGACTGGGATGACAGAGAGTATATTGATGACCCTGAGGATGTCAAACCTGAG GGTTATGATTTGATCCCACGCGAAATTCCAGACCAAAAAGCTAAAGAG ccTGAGGACTGGGATGAGGAAGAAAATGGTCACTGGGAACCACCAAAGATCCCAAACCCTGCCTACAAAGGTTCTTGGAAAGCAAAG AAAATCAAGAACCCGGAGTACAAGGGAAAATGGAAGAACCCATGGATAGATAATCCAG AGTTTGAAGATGATCCAGATCTTTATGTTCTGAAGCCTATAAGATATGCAGGCATTGAAGTATGGCAG GTGAAGGCTGGTTCAATATTTGACAATATATTGATCAGTGATGACCCGGAATATGCAAGGAGCATGGTGGATGACTATTTTGCTCAGCACAGAGAG TCTGAGAAGGAGTTATTTGCGGAagctgagaaagaaaaaaaagctaGAGAAGATGAG GAAGCTAGGATAGCAAGAGAAGAAGGGGAACGTAGACGAAAAGAGAGGGGTGACCGGTATGGACACAGGGACAGGAGGCATCGTTACAAACGG CACCACCGACGTGGTTACATGGACGATTACCAT GATGAGCTATAA